Genomic window (bacterium):
TATTGAGCGTTAAGGACCCTGCCAGCCTGCCCTGGAAGGACATGAATATAGACGTCGTGGTTGAATCGACAGGGCTTTTCAGGACATTCGAGAAGACCGAGCCGCATCTCAAGGCTGGCGCAAAGAAGGTTATTATATCGGCGCCAGGGAGCGGCAAGCCCGAGATTCCCACTTTCGTGATGGGCGTAAACCACAAGGATTACGACCCGGCGAAGGACCATATCGTATCGAACGCTTCGTGCACGACCAACTGCTTAGCCCCTCTCGTGAAGGTGCTCGAGGAGGGATTCGGAGTCGAACGCGGATACATGACTACAATTCATGCCTATACGGCGGACCAGAAGCTGATGGACGCCCCGCACAAGGACTTAAGACGCGCACGCTCGGCCGCGCTCTCGATGATACCCACATCTACGGGCGCTACCAAGGCTATTACAAAGGTAATGCCGCATCTTGCGGGCAAGCTCTCGGGCATATCGATTCGCGTTCCGACCCCGGACGTCTCCATGGTCGACTTTACAGCAATCGTGAAGAAGCCGACGAATGTTGAGGACGTAAACGCGACATTCAGGAAGACCGCTCAAGGAGAGCTGAAGGGGATACTCGAGTACCGGGATGAGCCCCTCGTTTCCGTAGATTTGACCACCAATCCAGCCTCCTCGATATTCGATTCCCTTTTGACAGAGGTGGTGGACTCGACACTCGTAAAGGTTTTTTCATGGTACGACAACGAGTGGGGATACGCCAGCAGGATAAAGGATCTTGTCCTGTATATGGGAGAGAGGTTATGAAGCTCAGAAGCATTGCCGAGCTTGCGATAAACAAAGGCTCTAAAGTTCTTGTCAGGGTCGACTACAACATACCCGTCAACGACGAAGGGACGATAACGGACGACGCAAGAATCAAGGGAACCATCGATACGCTAAAATACATACTCGAAAAGGGCGGAATACCAATAATTCTATCCCACTGGGGAAGACCGGAGTCAGGTCCCAGACCCGATATGAGTCTCGCACGCGTTGTGCCCGAACTTCAGAAGCTTCTTGAACACCCTGTCAACTTTCTTATAGAGCCTCTTGGCGATTCCACTAAGGCGAGCGTTGCGGCTGCAAAACCAGGCGATGTTTTTCTCATAGAGAACCTGCGGTTTCATTCGGGCGAGCGGAAGATTGACCCTGAGTTCGCAAAAGCCCTCTCGGAGTATGCGGATTTTTACGTAAACGACGCCTTTCCTGTTTCGCACCGCAGCCAGACGAGCGTATCCGTGCTCCCGACCTTCTTCAAGGACCCTGCCGCGGGCTTCTCCCTCATAAGGGAGGTCGACTACTTCTCGAAGGTTGTTTTTTCGCCCGAAAGACCATACGTTCTGATAATCGGCGGCAAGAAGGTAGAAGACAAGATAGGCGCACTTAGATTTCTTCTCGAAAAGACCGATGAGGTTCTTGTAGGCGGAGGCTCATGCTACACTGTTCTTGCCGCAAGAGGCTATCCTATAGGCCACTCCGTTCTGGACAAGGATCTTCTCGACGAGATAGACGATATTGCCGATTCGCCGAAGGTAAAGACTCCGGTCGACCATATAGCCTCTACCTCCTATTCCGAGCCCCAGAAGGCGAAGGTCGTCACTACCGAGTCGTTCCCGGATGATATGATGGGCCTTGACATTGGTCCTCAGACGAGAAAGGCGTTCATCGAGGCCATAAGAAAGGCTAAAACGATTCTCTGGTTCGGTCCCTTAGGCGCTTACGAGGAGAAAGCGTTTTCTGTTGGTTCGAGAGAGGTTGCCCAGGCGATGGCCGAGGTAACGAAAGAAGGAACTACGACGGTTACAGGCGGCGGAGATTCGCTCGCAATGCTAAAATCCTTCGGGCTAGAGGACTCGCTAAGCCACGCATCCATAGGCGGCGGCGCATGCCTTCACTTTCTTGAAGGAAAGGAGCTTCCCGGCATAACGCCGCTGATTGCCTAACGCTTGACTGAGCTTGAATTTCAAAGGGGCGATATCGCCCCTTTTTTTATTGCATTAAAGACAAGCCTCGATTATAATCCGCTATGTCGACTCTGCGCTTTCTTTTCGGGCTCTGGACTGGAAAACTACTCCATGCGCTTACAAGAATCATCGGCCGCGGAGGCGGAACTGCAATGCCGGGGCTTGTGGCGCTCAGGCTTTGCCCCGGATTTCTTGAAAGGATAACGAAGGACCTTCGCAACGGCTCTATTGCCGTTACAGGCACCAACGGCAAAACCACGACTACGAGGATGATATCGGACATACTGAGAGCAAAGGGATACAATCCGATATCGAACAGACAAGGCTCGAATCTTGCGCGCGGTCTTGCATCCGCGGCGCTCGACAGAGCCAGCCTCAGGGGCAGGCTTTCCGGGGATATCGGCCTCTGGGAGACGGACGAGGCGGCTTTTCTTCCGGTAGCGGATGCAGTCAAACCAAGACTCGTTGTCGTCAACAATCTTTTCCGCGACCAGCTTGACCGCTACGGCGAGGTAGAGCGTCTCAGGCTCAGCATAAAAGAAGCTATCTCCAGGCTTCCGGATGAGAGCGTCCTTGTACTGAACGCGGACGACCCTTCGGTCGCTTCACTCGCCGACGGTTTCCAGGGCAGGGTCGTATTCTTCGGACTCGGCGACGAGAGCTGGCGGCTCAAAGGCAAGGTGCATGCCATAGACGTTAGAAGCTGCAGAAGGTGCGGCGGTCCATTGAAATACAGGATAAACTTTCTCGGTCATCTCGGCGACTGGAGATGCACGAAATGCGAATCGAGAAGGCCGAAGCTCGATGTTAAGGCCAGAGACATAGTCCACAAGGGGATGACAGGCATGGATGCAATCGTCGAGACACGGAAAGGCTCGTTTGAAATGAGGCTGAACCTATCGGGAATATACAACGTATACAACGTGCTTGCCGCGGCTGCGGCATGTGAAGCGATGGGTGTTGACCTTGAGATTATCGAGCAAAGCGTCCAAAGATTCAGACCGGCGTTCGGCCGCTTCGAGAGGCTTGAGATAGAAGGCAGGGTTTTGTATCTTTTACTCATAAAGAACCCTACGGGCTGCAACGCAGTGCTCGAGACGCTTCTTGCCGCCAACAAGGAGCCTTTCCACGTACTCGTGGCGATTAACGATCTTACAGCGGACGGCAGGGACGTTTCCTGGCTGTGGGACGCCGATTTCGAGCTTCTGAGGAATAAGATCAGCTTCGCATGGACCGCCGGTATCCGCGCGGCGGATATGACCCTGCGGCTGAAGTACGCCGGCATCGACATGAATAATACGGCGGAGATAGGAGACCTGGAGTCGCGGTTCATGAAGCTCTTGCACTCGGTTCCGAAGGGAAAAACCCTCTACTGCCTGCCTACTTACACCGCGATGCTCAAGCTGCAGGATATACTTGCAAGAAAAGGCTTCAAGGCAAGGTACTGGAGAGAATGATGGAGTTGAGGCTCTGCCATCTTTACCCCGATCTCATGAACATCTACGGAGACCGCGGCAACGTCATCACGATAGTGAACCGCTGCCGCTGGAGAGGCATAGGCATTAAGGTGTCGGAGCTGTCAGCGGGAGCGAGTCTCGACGCTTCGGATTACGACTTGTACTTCTTCGGCGGCGGCCAGGACAGGGAACAGATAACGGTAGCCGAGGATCTGAGGGAAAGAAAGGCTCGAGGATTGAGGCAAGCGGTGGAACAAGGCGCCGCGCTTTTATCAATCTGCGGCGGATACCAGCTCCTTTGCCGCTACTATCAGCCCTTCGATGCGCCGAAGCTCGAGGGCGTAGGTATCTTCGATGCCTGGACCGAGGCATCGAATTTAAGGATGATAGGCAACCTTGCGATAACGCTTTCGGATTCCGTAGCAGCGGATGTCGGCGTCGCTGCGAAGACCGTCGTTGGATTCGAGAACCACAGCGGCAAGACCTATCTGGGCAAGAACGCAAAGCCGCTCGGCAAGGTGGACTCCGGTTTCGGCAACAACAGCCATGACAAGACCGAGGGCGCGGTGCATAAACACGCCTTGGGCTGCTACCTGCACGGCTCCCTATTGCCCAAGAACCCGCACATAGCCGATCTCCTGATAAGGTGGGCGCTCGAACACCGCTACGGAAAAGCCGAACTCTCCGCGCTCGATGATATGTCCGAATGGAACGCCCATTCCGCGGCGCTCAAGCGAACGCGCGAAACACACTGATTCTTTTGAAAATTTGTTGCCGGTCTGCCGGGTTGATACTGGTCAAAGGCATAGAGTATCTTAAGAAAGAAAAGGTCCCAATGCTCGTGAGCGTCGCGGCCCGAATAAGTCCACTAAATTATCTTTGCATGAGAAGTCGAAGTATTATATCGGCGCGTTGCTGCTACTGCGATCGCTTAACGATATCGCGGAACTCCTTTATTCCGAACAGCGAACCTATCAGAAAATACAGGAGAATGAAGAGTACGAAACCCAAGGCAACCACAAGAAGCGTACCCCAGAATCCGGCAAGCCACGGCGAGCTCTGGCCAAGCTTTCCTGCAAGCTGGGGAAGCAGAGCGAAACGATAGCAGAGATAGATAGGCAGACCTGAAAGTACTGAAGCGACAAGCGTTCGCAGACCGAAAAGAATATGGTCAGAGGCGTTCCATACTGCAAGTTTGCGCTTGAGGATAATCATCATGAACGTCATGCTGAAGAAATAGGATATGGATGTGGCAATCGCGAAGCCCCTGAACTGGCGCTCTTTTAGTATAACGAATGCAATCAGGAGATTGAGACAGACGTTAAGACCGACGCTCGCAAGATTCACGAACATCGGCGTCTTGGAGTTGCGCATGGCGTAGAATGCGCCCGAAAGGTTCTTTGCGGAAGACGCCGCCCAGATGCCGAGGATATAGAAAACGACTGCCTGCGCGGTGCAACTCGTGTCTATTGCCGAGAAGTTGCCTCTTTGGTATATCACGCGCACTATAGGTTCGGCGAAACCCGCGATGAAAACGGAAATCGGTATGAGCAGCAGCGATACCATCCTGAGAGAGCGTTTGAGCGATGAGGCCATTAAATACGTATCGCCCGAGGAGAAAAGCTTGGAGTACAAGGGAAGGCTCACCGTGCCCACCGCAGTGCCGAATATCCCAAGCGGAAGATGCATTATGCGGTAAGCGTAGGAAAGCCAGGAGACCGAACCCTGCTCGAGTAACGCCGCTAGAAAGGTATCGACCGCGACCTGAACCTCGACAAGGCTCAAGCCTATGATTACAGGGCCCCACAGCTTAAGCACCCTTGCGAGATCGGCAGACCGCCAGTTCATGTATGGGCTGAAGCGGTATCCCTTTGTCCAGACCGCTATATAGGGTACTAGAAACTGCAGGAAAGCTCCGGCCATTCCGCCGAGAGCCATGCCGAGCACCGGATCAAGCCCCTTTGATATCCAGTAGCTGTAGGTAAGATAAGCGCCTGCGATGGAAAGAACGTTGAAGAACGAAGAGCTTAGCGCAGGCAGAAAAAAGCTGTTGTGGGAGTTGAGGACCCCGGCGCACCAAGCGGAAAGAGAGATGAACAAAAGAAACGGAAAAAGCACGCGGTTGAGGAGCGTGGTTAGTTCGAGCTTTCCCGGAACGGCCTTGAATCCGTGACCGATAACCGAAACTATCTGCGGTGAAAACACTACTCCAAGAGCGACCACCACCCCGACTATCACGAGAAGGGTATTAAAAAGGTTGTTTGCGAAACGCCACAGCTCGCGCTTGTCTGAATGCTGCATCTTGTCCACGAACACGGGAACGAAGGAGGCCGAGAGCGCGTTTTCTGCGAAGAAATCGCGCAAGAGGTTGGGAATCCTGAACGCAACCTCGAAGGCGTCCTTGGCGAACCCGGCCCCGAAGAGCTGCGCCATTACCATCTCGCGCAAAAGACCTGTAATGCGCGAAATGCCTGTTGCGATACTGAAACCGGCTACCCCTTTGCGGAAGCTTTTGTGCTCAGTGATGGTATTCAATAAATTATTATACAGTCTTGCGTTAAGAAGGTCAAGATTATACATGCAAAAAGGAGTTGTTTAAAATTAGATGTCAAATCCGATAGAAGCCATTACGCAGTTATCGCGGGATTTTGCATAAGAGCCGTCCAATGGACGGCTCTTACTAAAAACCAGGGAGGAGAATGTTAATCCAGCTTGAAGCTGAACGGAATCACCACAGAAGTCTTGACTGCATTTCCTTGCTTCATTGCGGGCTTGAACGTCCATCGTGCCGCTGCATCGAGCGCGGCATTGTCCAGCTCTTCGAAGCCCGAGCTTTGCTTTAGCGTGGTCTCCTCCGGTTTGCCGTCCTTGCCCAGTATCGCTTGCACTAGCGCCTGTCCTTCGTGACCGCCAGCCTTTGCATCTTCAGGATAGCTGGGTTTGACTTGGGTCAATGGCTCGGGTTTCACATCAAGCTCGTCGTATGGGATTATGGTCACGAACTCGAACGGAACCGATATCTTTGTTCT
Coding sequences:
- the gap gene encoding type I glyceraldehyde-3-phosphate dehydrogenase, producing the protein MRVAINGFGRIGRLFFRTSYKEKGLEVVAVNDITDSATLAHLLKYDSIHRGSLDVKTTDSGFKVDGQDIKVLSVKDPASLPWKDMNIDVVVESTGLFRTFEKTEPHLKAGAKKVIISAPGSGKPEIPTFVMGVNHKDYDPAKDHIVSNASCTTNCLAPLVKVLEEGFGVERGYMTTIHAYTADQKLMDAPHKDLRRARSAALSMIPTSTGATKAITKVMPHLAGKLSGISIRVPTPDVSMVDFTAIVKKPTNVEDVNATFRKTAQGELKGILEYRDEPLVSVDLTTNPASSIFDSLLTEVVDSTLVKVFSWYDNEWGYASRIKDLVLYMGERL
- a CDS encoding phosphoglycerate kinase, with translation MKLRSIAELAINKGSKVLVRVDYNIPVNDEGTITDDARIKGTIDTLKYILEKGGIPIILSHWGRPESGPRPDMSLARVVPELQKLLEHPVNFLIEPLGDSTKASVAAAKPGDVFLIENLRFHSGERKIDPEFAKALSEYADFYVNDAFPVSHRSQTSVSVLPTFFKDPAAGFSLIREVDYFSKVVFSPERPYVLIIGGKKVEDKIGALRFLLEKTDEVLVGGGSCYTVLAARGYPIGHSVLDKDLLDEIDDIADSPKVKTPVDHIASTSYSEPQKAKVVTTESFPDDMMGLDIGPQTRKAFIEAIRKAKTILWFGPLGAYEEKAFSVGSREVAQAMAEVTKEGTTTVTGGGDSLAMLKSFGLEDSLSHASIGGGACLHFLEGKELPGITPLIA
- a CDS encoding DUF1727 domain-containing protein, which translates into the protein MSTLRFLFGLWTGKLLHALTRIIGRGGGTAMPGLVALRLCPGFLERITKDLRNGSIAVTGTNGKTTTTRMISDILRAKGYNPISNRQGSNLARGLASAALDRASLRGRLSGDIGLWETDEAAFLPVADAVKPRLVVVNNLFRDQLDRYGEVERLRLSIKEAISRLPDESVLVLNADDPSVASLADGFQGRVVFFGLGDESWRLKGKVHAIDVRSCRRCGGPLKYRINFLGHLGDWRCTKCESRRPKLDVKARDIVHKGMTGMDAIVETRKGSFEMRLNLSGIYNVYNVLAAAAACEAMGVDLEIIEQSVQRFRPAFGRFERLEIEGRVLYLLLIKNPTGCNAVLETLLAANKEPFHVLVAINDLTADGRDVSWLWDADFELLRNKISFAWTAGIRAADMTLRLKYAGIDMNNTAEIGDLESRFMKLLHSVPKGKTLYCLPTYTAMLKLQDILARKGFKARYWRE
- a CDS encoding glutamine amidotransferase, translating into MELRLCHLYPDLMNIYGDRGNVITIVNRCRWRGIGIKVSELSAGASLDASDYDLYFFGGGQDREQITVAEDLRERKARGLRQAVEQGAALLSICGGYQLLCRYYQPFDAPKLEGVGIFDAWTEASNLRMIGNLAITLSDSVAADVGVAAKTVVGFENHSGKTYLGKNAKPLGKVDSGFGNNSHDKTEGAVHKHALGCYLHGSLLPKNPHIADLLIRWALEHRYGKAELSALDDMSEWNAHSAALKRTRETH
- the murJ gene encoding murein biosynthesis integral membrane protein MurJ, producing MNTITEHKSFRKGVAGFSIATGISRITGLLREMVMAQLFGAGFAKDAFEVAFRIPNLLRDFFAENALSASFVPVFVDKMQHSDKRELWRFANNLFNTLLVIVGVVVALGVVFSPQIVSVIGHGFKAVPGKLELTTLLNRVLFPFLLFISLSAWCAGVLNSHNSFFLPALSSSFFNVLSIAGAYLTYSYWISKGLDPVLGMALGGMAGAFLQFLVPYIAVWTKGYRFSPYMNWRSADLARVLKLWGPVIIGLSLVEVQVAVDTFLAALLEQGSVSWLSYAYRIMHLPLGIFGTAVGTVSLPLYSKLFSSGDTYLMASSLKRSLRMVSLLLIPISVFIAGFAEPIVRVIYQRGNFSAIDTSCTAQAVVFYILGIWAASSAKNLSGAFYAMRNSKTPMFVNLASVGLNVCLNLLIAFVILKERQFRGFAIATSISYFFSMTFMMIILKRKLAVWNASDHILFGLRTLVASVLSGLPIYLCYRFALLPQLAGKLGQSSPWLAGFWGTLLVVALGFVLFILLYFLIGSLFGIKEFRDIVKRSQ
- a CDS encoding energy transducer TonB; protein product: MKFNVLLISGLSLLGFAACIKTADPGELDSPIKIVATKAPEYSDEARKSEREGTVIVEMLVDTDGKVIEKKIVESSGHTDLDNAALEAASGWSFSAPVSAGKNVRTKISVPFEFVTIIPYDELDVKPEPLTQVKPSYPEDAKAGGHEGQALVQAILGKDGKPEETTLKQSSGFEELDNAALDAAARWTFKPAMKQGNAVKTSVVIPFSFKLD